A window of Candidatus Binatia bacterium contains these coding sequences:
- a CDS encoding SAF domain-containing protein produces the protein MTAIDELKYVLGYEIARLQEPGVDIHTIDELWERVGQDFDNGITTLNRDTHIGVRRLTELLAAQVLAEDATRKKRERRCQDAVFLIGPIVLLLLVLRAVGIVPGFSARVEQVVAGSRGLPAFHVITLGDVALKRLALERGSFTKPSEVVGRYALQPITAGSPLVSSQLSATPIDPASVSGLELVSLPIRTDGVSATTVPGAHVTLVFSPRSNSHRNLQPFALRNVLILAADRRTDQTLLVAATSRDDAERAASALGTFDAAITQSLP, from the coding sequence ATGACCGCCATCGATGAACTCAAGTATGTCTTGGGCTACGAGATCGCCCGGCTACAGGAACCGGGCGTTGACATCCACACCATCGACGAACTCTGGGAACGCGTCGGGCAGGACTTCGACAACGGCATCACTACGCTCAATCGGGATACCCACATCGGCGTCCGCCGCTTGACCGAATTGCTCGCTGCACAGGTGTTGGCTGAGGATGCTACACGAAAGAAGCGGGAGCGCCGCTGCCAGGATGCCGTGTTCCTAATCGGACCGATCGTTCTGTTGCTGCTCGTGCTCCGGGCTGTTGGCATCGTGCCGGGGTTTTCGGCTCGGGTCGAGCAGGTCGTCGCCGGCAGCCGTGGCCTGCCGGCATTTCACGTCATCACGCTCGGTGATGTCGCCCTCAAGCGTCTCGCCCTGGAACGAGGGAGCTTCACCAAGCCGTCGGAGGTGGTTGGTCGCTATGCCTTGCAACCGATCACCGCTGGTTCTCCGCTCGTTTCCAGCCAGCTCAGCGCCACTCCGATCGATCCCGCCAGCGTCTCTGGCCTCGAGCTAGTGTCACTGCCAATCCGCACAGACGGAGTCAGCGCGACAACCGTTCCCGGCGCCCATGTGACGCTGGTGTTTTCGCCACGCAGCAACTCGCATCGCAACTTGCAACCGTTCGCGCTGCGCAACGTGCTCATTCTCGCTGCGGACCGACGCACGGACCAGACCCTACTCGTCGCCGCAACAAGCCGCGACGATGCGGAGAGAGCTGCCTCGGCGCTGGGAACCTTTGACGCCGCCATCACGCAGTCCCTCCCGTAG
- a CDS encoding glycosyltransferase family 39 protein — protein MNESLWFDEVMYTGVGLTGDSLRWVLFHDVHPPLYALVVWAWIQVFGDSEIAVRLPSLLCGLASVALTFALAQQWFGSRIAFLAAMLLALSPAHIWYSHENKTNMLLVLLTVTLIWGLDRAWRSDRRRDWAVFLIASALALWTNVFAVFVVLAALLWLWLEALRAQRLRRAVVSTIVVICACLPIAIADLRQIGSLQRSYLRPFTLEEVYKLLLIYLSHGNTLRTLSPYARLEAMLLQPWPFFLVDGLFACLLVVGFVWLIRNGGNAKPQPLMNRPAHRLLVFYFIVPLLALWVASRIHAPIYIERSMLILLVPYVMLLAAGVFAIPRPPLRYVALAALLLLNGWALLNLWVMKSDTWTVYKQKNDWRAAAQFFGAEMHNSTMPLVIFATAPASVLVYYDHRFSELADADDAGRPEAKALIAYVSRNGERSLADRLRRDHTDTCYLIEDRYWGNGFNQLLAAVTKDPAFQLLAQRSFKGLNVFKFRLLAEP, from the coding sequence TTGAACGAGAGCCTGTGGTTCGACGAGGTCATGTACACCGGCGTGGGATTGACGGGCGATTCCCTGCGCTGGGTCCTGTTTCACGACGTCCACCCACCCCTTTACGCACTGGTCGTCTGGGCGTGGATCCAGGTGTTCGGCGACAGCGAAATCGCCGTGCGCCTGCCGTCGCTGTTGTGCGGCCTGGCATCCGTTGCGCTCACCTTCGCGCTCGCGCAGCAGTGGTTTGGTTCGCGCATCGCGTTCCTCGCCGCGATGTTATTGGCTCTCTCGCCCGCCCACATCTGGTACTCGCACGAAAACAAGACCAACATGCTGCTGGTACTCTTGACTGTAACCCTCATATGGGGGCTCGATCGGGCCTGGCGTAGCGATCGCCGGCGGGACTGGGCGGTGTTCCTGATCGCGTCGGCGTTGGCGTTGTGGACCAACGTGTTTGCCGTGTTCGTGGTCCTGGCGGCTCTTCTTTGGCTGTGGCTAGAGGCCCTCCGAGCGCAGCGGCTACGGCGGGCAGTGGTCTCGACGATAGTGGTGATCTGCGCCTGTCTGCCCATTGCGATTGCCGATCTGAGGCAAATCGGGAGTTTGCAGCGCAGCTACCTTCGACCGTTTACCCTGGAGGAAGTGTACAAACTACTCCTCATTTATCTCAGCCACGGGAACACGCTGCGCACGCTGTCGCCGTATGCCCGGCTGGAGGCCATGCTGTTACAGCCGTGGCCGTTTTTCCTCGTGGATGGATTGTTCGCCTGTCTGCTGGTGGTCGGATTCGTCTGGCTGATTCGGAATGGCGGGAACGCCAAGCCGCAGCCACTGATGAACCGGCCGGCGCACCGCCTGTTGGTATTCTACTTCATCGTACCCTTACTTGCCCTTTGGGTCGCATCACGCATCCACGCACCCATCTACATCGAGCGCAGCATGCTGATTCTGCTCGTGCCGTACGTCATGCTGCTGGCCGCGGGCGTGTTTGCGATTCCACGTCCTCCGCTCCGGTACGTGGCGCTGGCGGCCTTGCTGCTGCTCAACGGCTGGGCCCTGCTGAATTTGTGGGTCATGAAGAGCGACACCTGGACCGTGTACAAGCAGAAGAACGACTGGCGGGCCGCGGCGCAGTTCTTCGGAGCGGAGATGCACAACAGCACCATGCCACTGGTGATCTTCGCGACCGCGCCCGCTTCGGTGTTGGTGTACTACGACCATCGATTCTCGGAGCTTGCCGATGCTGATGACGCGGGCCGTCCGGAAGCGAAGGCGCTCATCGCCTACGTGTCGCGTAATGGCGAACGGTCCCTTGCTGACCGGCTACGCCGTGACCACACCGACACGTGCTATCTGATCGAAGACCGGTATTGGGGAAACGGTTTTAACCAACTCCTCGCCGCCGTGACCAAGGACCCCGCCTTTCAGCTGCTGGCGCAGCGCTCGTTCAAGGGCCTCAACGTGTTCAAGTTCAGATTGCTGGCGGAGCCGTAA
- a CDS encoding phospholipid carrier-dependent glycosyltransferase has product MKLFRHCRERGANVKCGSLVVRRGPAAPVDLAVLAVFVIGVSLRVLLAIVNADANDSHLPVIRIIAFENRFPEKSEVWEAFQPKLYHATVAMIWKLWPTASMWVLTRIAQAVSCTAGIATLVVVLVFLRRLSISPRVRFLVFALVALNPELIGISAQATNDAFVILFGTLVLYFGFLFFQDGKRNAFVALIVAACLAGLSKGNGLVAIAAVLTTFGVAALWHSPTYRLRGGNWHCMQ; this is encoded by the coding sequence ATGAAGTTGTTCCGGCACTGCCGGGAACGCGGCGCCAACGTGAAGTGCGGCAGTTTGGTCGTGAGACGCGGGCCGGCGGCGCCGGTCGATCTAGCCGTACTCGCCGTCTTTGTCATTGGCGTATCCCTGCGAGTTTTGTTGGCGATAGTGAACGCCGACGCGAACGATTCGCACCTCCCTGTGATCCGCATCATTGCATTTGAAAATCGATTCCCCGAGAAATCTGAGGTGTGGGAGGCGTTCCAACCGAAGCTGTACCACGCCACGGTGGCTATGATCTGGAAGTTGTGGCCGACGGCCTCAATGTGGGTGTTGACGCGTATCGCCCAGGCGGTGAGCTGCACGGCTGGCATTGCCACACTTGTTGTGGTGCTCGTATTCCTGCGCCGGCTGAGCATCAGCCCCAGGGTGCGCTTCCTCGTGTTTGCGCTTGTTGCCCTCAATCCAGAATTGATCGGCATCAGCGCGCAGGCCACGAATGATGCCTTCGTCATTTTGTTCGGGACATTGGTGCTCTATTTCGGTTTCCTGTTTTTTCAGGACGGGAAGAGGAATGCGTTTGTCGCGCTGATTGTCGCCGCCTGCCTCGCCGGTCTTTCCAAAGGCAACGGATTAGTGGCCATCGCGGCGGTGTTGACCACGTTCGGTGTGGCAGCGCTGTGGCACAGCCCGACGTATAGGCTCCGCGGGGGCAATTGGCACTGCATGCAATGA